TCCTTGGCCTGTTTCACCACCATGCCGCCGGTGGCCTTGGTGATGGTCTCCGCTCCGGTGATGTCCGTCAGCGTGATGATGATGTTGTTGTAGCTCGCGAAAACGTGTGCGATTCCCCATTTTCCCATGTTCACTCCTCCTTAGCCTTAGGCTCGGCGGGAACGACGGCGTCAATGGATGCGGAAGCTCCCCCATCCTTGTCAGGGATCTCTTTCGCCTTGACCACTTCGCGGGTCGCCCTGCGGGGCATTCCCCTTCCCTTGCCACCGCGGCGGTCCCTGCCTTCCATTTCCTTCTCGCGGCGGGCATCGCGGGCAATCCTTCTGGTCCGCGCCTCTACCACCTTCGGCATGTCCACCCGCAGGGGGTGCAAGTCACTGGCATAGGGCGAGGAGCCGTTGTATGAGATGTACTCTTCCTGTCCCCTCTCCACCAGCATGCCGGGGATGGTGACCTTGCGGCCGCTGAGGGCAACATGTCCGTGGAAGATCAACTGGCGCGCCTGTTTGGGGGAGGCTGCCAGACCCTTCCTGTAGACCACGGTCTGCAGGCGGCGGTTCAGGAGCGTCTCCGTGTCCAAAGTGAGTACGTCGTCCAGTGTGGCGCTCCCCATGGGCAGCAGGCCCATGCGGGCGCAGCACTTCAGAAGGTTCTGGGCCTCGATCCTGGCCTGTTCCTCGCCAGTGCGCAATCGGGCCTGGAGGTCTCGGGACTGCTTTCGGAAGCTTCGGAGGATGGACTTGGCCTTCCACAGCTCCCTCTTGTTCTTCAGGCCGTACTGTCGGCACAGGGCATGCTCTTCCTTTATGCGTTCGCCTTCCCAGGGATGGGACGGCGTATCGTAGGATTTCCGAGGAAATTTAGGGTCTCCCATGTGAACACCTTACTTCTTGCCCTCTGCCGGCTTGGCCGCCGGGGCGGCTGCTTTGGCTGCAGGTGCCGCCGTCTTCGCGGCAGGCGCGGCTCCAGCGGCTGCTGGCTTCTCCTCTGCTGGCTTGGCGGCCTCGCCGCCAGCGGCGGCCGCGGCCCCTTGCTGCTGTAGCCTCTGGCGCATGACGCCCAGGGTCAA
This window of the Methanomassiliicoccales archaeon genome carries:
- a CDS encoding 30S ribosomal protein S4, producing the protein MGDPKFPRKSYDTPSHPWEGERIKEEHALCRQYGLKNKRELWKAKSILRSFRKQSRDLQARLRTGEEQARIEAQNLLKCCARMGLLPMGSATLDDVLTLDTETLLNRRLQTVVYRKGLAASPKQARQLIFHGHVALSGRKVTIPGMLVERGQEEYISYNGSSPYASDLHPLRVDMPKVVEARTRRIARDARREKEMEGRDRRGGKGRGMPRRATREVVKAKEIPDKDGGASASIDAVVPAEPKAKEE